A single genomic interval of Arthrobacter methylotrophus harbors:
- a CDS encoding succinate dehydrogenase hydrophobic membrane anchor subunit encodes MSTEIQNPRSGKIAPKYRRGAGSKGNFEMFAWLFMRLSGVVLVVLIFGHLFVNLMVGEGIHGIDFGFVAGKWADPFWQFWDLAMLWLAMLHGTNGVRTIINDYAEKDATRLWLKVVLYAASVVIIVLGTLVIFTFNPCPVVNGVQLPGGFCPLP; translated from the coding sequence ATGAGTACTGAGATTCAGAACCCACGCAGTGGAAAGATCGCGCCCAAGTACCGTCGCGGCGCGGGTTCCAAGGGCAACTTCGAAATGTTCGCCTGGCTGTTCATGCGGCTCTCCGGCGTCGTGCTGGTGGTGCTGATCTTCGGCCACCTCTTCGTTAACCTGATGGTGGGCGAGGGCATCCACGGCATCGACTTCGGCTTCGTGGCCGGCAAATGGGCCGATCCGTTCTGGCAGTTCTGGGATCTGGCCATGTTGTGGCTCGCCATGTTGCACGGCACCAACGGCGTCCGCACCATCATCAACGACTACGCCGAGAAGGACGCCACGCGATTGTGGCTCAAGGTGGTCCTGTACGCGGCCTCGGTCGTCATCATCGTTCTGGGCACCCTGGTGATCTTCACGTTCAACCCGTGCCCCGTCGTCAACGGCGTTCAGCTGCCGGGCGGGTTCTGCCCGTTGCCGTAG
- the sdhA gene encoding succinate dehydrogenase flavoprotein subunit, with translation MQVHKYDVVIVGAGGAGMRAAIESGQRARTAVLTKLYPTRSHTGAAQGGMCAALANVEEDNWEWHTFDTIKGGDYLVDQDAAEVMAKEAIDAVLDLEKMGLPFNRTPEGRIDQRRFGGHTRDHGKAPVRRACYAADRTGHMILQTLYQNCVKHNVEFYNEYYVLDLLTVEEDAVREDGTPYKQKRVAGVVSYDLASGELHVFHAKSVVFASGGAGKVFKTTSNAHTLTGDGMGIAFRRGIPLEDMEFFQFHPTGLAGLGILLSEAARGEGAILRNSEGERFMERYAPTIKDLAPRDIVARSMANEVREGRGCGPNKDYVLLDLTHLEPAHIDAKLPDITEFARTYLGVEPYTEPVPVFPTAHYAMGGIPTNITTEVLQDNDTIVPGLYAAGEVACVSVHGSNRLGTNSLLDINVFGKRAGIAAAEYAKTADFVELPEDPEAYTLDLLNHVRTADGGERVAAIRKELQDTMDANMQVFRTADTLNQVLKDIASLEERYQRISVQDKGKRFNLDLLEAVELGFLLELAKVMTVAALHREESRGGHFREDFPERDDEKFMKHSMAYKDEHAPADGSAEAIAGIRLGTKPVVFTRYEPMVRKY, from the coding sequence ATGCAGGTCCATAAGTACGACGTCGTTATTGTCGGTGCCGGCGGCGCCGGCATGCGCGCCGCGATCGAATCCGGTCAGCGCGCACGCACTGCAGTACTGACCAAGCTCTACCCCACCCGTTCCCACACAGGCGCGGCCCAAGGCGGCATGTGTGCAGCTTTGGCCAACGTCGAAGAGGACAACTGGGAGTGGCACACGTTCGACACCATCAAGGGCGGCGACTACCTGGTTGACCAGGATGCAGCCGAGGTCATGGCAAAAGAAGCCATCGACGCCGTGCTGGACTTGGAAAAGATGGGACTGCCGTTCAACCGGACCCCCGAAGGCCGCATTGACCAGCGCCGTTTCGGTGGCCACACCCGTGACCACGGCAAGGCTCCCGTCCGTCGCGCCTGCTACGCAGCAGACCGCACTGGGCACATGATCCTGCAGACGCTGTACCAAAACTGCGTCAAGCACAATGTTGAGTTCTACAACGAGTACTACGTCCTGGACCTGCTGACCGTCGAAGAAGACGCCGTCCGCGAAGACGGCACACCGTACAAGCAGAAGCGCGTTGCCGGCGTCGTGTCCTACGACCTGGCCTCGGGCGAATTGCACGTGTTCCACGCAAAGTCCGTGGTATTCGCCTCGGGAGGCGCAGGAAAGGTCTTCAAGACGACTTCCAACGCCCACACCCTGACCGGTGACGGCATGGGCATCGCCTTCCGCCGCGGAATTCCGCTGGAGGACATGGAATTCTTCCAGTTCCACCCGACCGGCTTGGCAGGCTTGGGCATCCTCCTTTCGGAAGCTGCCCGCGGTGAAGGCGCGATCCTCCGGAACTCGGAGGGTGAACGCTTCATGGAACGCTACGCCCCCACTATCAAGGACCTCGCGCCCCGCGACATCGTGGCCCGCTCCATGGCAAACGAAGTCCGTGAAGGACGCGGCTGCGGGCCGAACAAGGACTACGTCCTTCTTGACCTGACGCACCTCGAGCCAGCTCACATTGACGCGAAGCTTCCGGACATTACCGAATTCGCACGCACTTACCTCGGCGTCGAGCCGTACACGGAACCGGTTCCCGTGTTCCCGACGGCGCACTACGCCATGGGCGGCATACCAACCAACATCACCACGGAGGTCCTGCAGGACAACGACACGATCGTGCCGGGCCTGTACGCGGCCGGTGAGGTTGCTTGCGTCTCCGTGCACGGTTCCAACCGCCTGGGTACCAACTCACTGCTGGACATCAACGTCTTCGGCAAGCGCGCCGGCATCGCCGCTGCCGAATACGCCAAGACTGCTGACTTCGTGGAACTCCCGGAAGACCCGGAGGCATACACGCTGGATCTGCTGAACCACGTCCGCACTGCCGACGGCGGCGAAAGGGTTGCCGCGATCCGCAAGGAACTTCAGGACACCATGGATGCCAACATGCAGGTGTTCCGTACGGCGGACACCCTGAACCAGGTGCTCAAGGACATCGCGTCCCTCGAAGAGCGCTACCAGCGCATCAGCGTCCAGGACAAGGGAAAGCGTTTCAACCTTGACTTGCTCGAAGCGGTGGAGCTGGGCTTCCTGCTGGAACTGGCCAAGGTCATGACAGTTGCTGCCCTGCACCGGGAGGAGTCCCGTGGAGGCCACTTCCGGGAGGACTTCCCGGAGCGCGACGACGAAAAATTCATGAAGCACTCCATGGCGTATAAGGATGAGCACGCCCCAGCGGACGGATCTGCGGAAGCAATCGCGGGCATCCGACTTGGCACCAAGCCTGTCGTCTTTACGCGCTACGAGCCGATGGTGAGGAAGTACTAA
- a CDS encoding succinate dehydrogenase iron-sulfur subunit — protein MSAELAEPASKIELPAHIGGGGEIPTFNITLRVRRYNPEVSEEPVWEDHQLTMYGTDRVLDALHKVKWEIDGSLSFRRSCAHGVCGSDAMRINGRNRLACKTLLKDLDTSKPITVEPIKGLPVEKDLIVDMEPFFQSFREVMPFLINKGHEPTKERLQSVEDRERFDDTTKCILCAACTSSCPVFWTDGQYFGPAAIVNAHRFIFDSRDDAGDMRLEILNDKEGVWRCRTTFNCTEACPRGIQVTQAIAEVKQAILARKI, from the coding sequence ATGTCTGCTGAACTTGCTGAGCCAGCATCCAAGATCGAGCTGCCCGCGCACATTGGTGGTGGTGGGGAAATTCCCACCTTCAACATCACCTTGCGAGTACGGCGCTACAATCCCGAGGTCTCGGAAGAGCCCGTATGGGAAGACCACCAGCTCACGATGTACGGCACCGACCGCGTGCTGGACGCCCTGCACAAGGTCAAGTGGGAAATCGACGGCTCGCTGTCCTTCCGCCGTTCCTGTGCACACGGTGTGTGCGGCTCCGACGCTATGCGCATCAACGGCCGTAACCGCCTCGCCTGCAAGACCCTGCTGAAGGACTTGGACACGTCCAAGCCCATCACCGTTGAACCGATCAAGGGCCTCCCGGTGGAGAAGGACCTGATCGTGGACATGGAGCCGTTCTTCCAGTCCTTCCGCGAGGTCATGCCCTTCCTGATCAACAAGGGCCACGAGCCCACCAAGGAACGCCTGCAGTCCGTCGAGGACCGTGAACGCTTTGACGACACCACCAAGTGCATCCTGTGCGCTGCGTGCACCTCGTCGTGCCCTGTGTTCTGGACCGACGGGCAGTACTTCGGGCCGGCCGCCATTGTGAACGCGCACCGCTTCATCTTCGATTCCCGCGACGATGCCGGCGACATGCGCTTGGAGATCCTCAACGACAAGGAAGGCGTGTGGCGCTGCCGCACCACCTTCAACTGCACGGAGGCTTGCCCGCGTGGCATCCAGGTGACCCAGGCCATCGCCGAAGTCAAGCAAGCCATCCTGGCACGCAAGATCTAG
- a CDS encoding alpha/beta hydrolase: MTTSVKVNFEGTTGEMLSGLLDVPEGPVRGWGVFSHGFTLGKDSPAAARICKGLAAAGVGMLRFDNVGLGGSGGEWSQGSFSHKVADTVRATEFMRSEGKTISLLVGHSFGGAAVLAAARDIPELHAVATVGAPFSPKHVEHVFDSAMDKILSEGSAEVDLGGKRVEIRRHFVEDLQNADLSDCIRTLHKPLMVLHSPTDNTVGIENASTIFQTARHPRSFVSLEGSDHLLTGKGQAARVAKIISAWAGQYLGD, translated from the coding sequence ATGACAACGTCCGTTAAGGTCAACTTCGAGGGCACCACCGGGGAAATGCTCTCGGGGTTGCTGGACGTGCCTGAAGGCCCGGTCCGCGGCTGGGGTGTGTTCTCCCACGGTTTCACCCTGGGGAAGGACAGTCCGGCCGCCGCGCGGATCTGCAAGGGCTTGGCAGCTGCCGGCGTAGGGATGCTCCGCTTCGACAACGTCGGGCTGGGCGGCTCGGGCGGGGAATGGTCTCAAGGGTCGTTCAGCCATAAGGTTGCCGACACCGTGCGCGCCACCGAGTTCATGCGGTCCGAAGGCAAGACGATTTCCCTGCTTGTCGGCCATTCCTTCGGCGGAGCGGCCGTCTTGGCCGCCGCGCGGGACATCCCGGAACTCCATGCGGTGGCGACCGTCGGCGCGCCCTTCTCGCCCAAGCACGTTGAGCACGTCTTTGACTCAGCAATGGACAAGATCCTCAGCGAAGGAAGCGCGGAGGTCGATTTGGGCGGCAAGCGCGTCGAGATCCGCCGCCACTTCGTGGAAGATCTCCAGAACGCGGACCTCAGCGATTGCATCCGGACCCTGCACAAGCCCCTCATGGTGCTGCACTCCCCCACCGACAACACGGTGGGCATCGAAAACGCCAGCACCATCTTTCAAACGGCCCGGCACCCGCGCAGCTTCGTGTCACTCGAAGGCAGCGATCACCTGTTGACAGGCAAGGGCCAGGCGGCACGGGTAGCCAAAATCATTTCGGCGTGGGCAGGTCAGTACCTCGGCGACTAG
- a CDS encoding YihY/virulence factor BrkB family protein, which translates to MPAFINLALARLSNFRPMRAFNLYNLHNGPLLSAGIGFTMFFSITGLLATGFAVAGLVLSGQPQLVDSIVSSVATSAPGLLKTRGGNGLVDPHDLLNPTGLGWTAAIAAVVTVFSALGWIAGIRQGLRGVLGLDPLQENPLLMKARDAGTLLLLGVALVVSAGVSLVFGTATGWIIERLGLADAVGGPVTWLVRTAVPLVLNWATAVIMFRFAGRLKLRRRALFEGTVLAGIGTTILQIFSTELLANAGRNPLLASFAIIIGLLIWFNLVSQVYLVSAAWAAIRESDEGQGPHRKPALGSRHPAPHSFPTKPSPPKAHKA; encoded by the coding sequence ATACCGGCATTCATCAACCTTGCCCTCGCCCGGCTGAGCAATTTCCGGCCCATGCGGGCGTTTAATCTTTATAACCTGCACAATGGCCCGCTGTTGAGCGCGGGCATAGGCTTCACGATGTTCTTCTCCATCACAGGTCTGCTGGCCACGGGATTCGCCGTGGCCGGCTTGGTTCTCAGCGGGCAACCCCAACTGGTTGATTCAATTGTCTCGAGCGTCGCTACATCGGCTCCCGGGCTCCTGAAAACCAGAGGAGGCAACGGACTGGTAGATCCGCATGATCTCTTGAATCCCACAGGCCTTGGCTGGACAGCTGCCATTGCCGCCGTCGTGACGGTGTTTTCCGCGCTCGGCTGGATCGCCGGAATCCGGCAAGGTCTTCGCGGCGTTTTGGGGCTGGACCCCCTCCAAGAGAACCCGCTGCTGATGAAGGCCCGCGACGCCGGTACCCTCCTGCTGCTGGGCGTCGCCTTGGTGGTCAGTGCCGGTGTTTCGCTGGTGTTCGGGACGGCGACCGGATGGATCATCGAACGGCTCGGCTTGGCTGACGCCGTGGGCGGCCCCGTCACTTGGCTCGTCCGCACGGCCGTTCCACTGGTCCTCAATTGGGCGACGGCGGTTATCATGTTCCGCTTCGCAGGCCGGCTGAAGCTTCGCCGTCGAGCGTTATTCGAAGGGACAGTGCTGGCCGGTATCGGGACCACCATTCTCCAGATTTTCAGCACCGAGTTGCTGGCGAATGCCGGACGGAATCCCCTTCTGGCCTCATTTGCCATCATCATCGGTCTTCTCATTTGGTTCAACCTGGTCAGCCAGGTCTACTTGGTCTCCGCTGCATGGGCGGCCATCAGGGAATCAGATGAGGGGCAAGGGCCACATCGCAAGCCGGCTCTCGGATCACGGCACCCTGCGCCCCATTCCTTCCCCACGAAACCTTCCCCGCCAAAGGCACATAAGGCCTAG
- a CDS encoding 2'-5' RNA ligase family protein, producing MCAAGKLSVRVGSLPRGAGQVTDARTDSAAHEADSASSDSLCVGVILGFPQEVARELQQWRASFGDPMAEVIPAHITLVTTTPARDWEATREHVRDVARRQAPFKITISGTGSFRPVSPVVFVNVEDGFAECVGLHEQLQSGPLARDLPFPYHPHVTVAHDVAPESLDEAETALKNYTATFPVVSMGLYEHDDNGIWQLREELDFGGDTDQPRESNAPRSAASG from the coding sequence ATGTGCGCTGCTGGCAAGCTCAGCGTCCGGGTCGGCTCCCTTCCAAGGGGCGCTGGCCAGGTCACTGATGCCCGCACGGATTCGGCTGCACACGAGGCCGACAGCGCGAGCAGCGACAGCCTGTGCGTGGGCGTCATCCTGGGCTTCCCCCAGGAGGTGGCCCGGGAACTACAACAATGGCGTGCCTCCTTTGGGGACCCTATGGCCGAGGTCATTCCTGCCCATATCACCCTCGTCACCACTACGCCCGCCCGGGACTGGGAAGCCACGCGGGAGCATGTCCGGGACGTTGCCCGCCGGCAGGCACCATTCAAGATCACGATTTCCGGTACAGGTTCCTTCCGGCCGGTGTCACCGGTGGTATTCGTGAACGTCGAAGATGGATTTGCCGAGTGCGTGGGATTGCACGAACAGTTGCAAAGCGGCCCGTTGGCACGCGATCTTCCGTTCCCCTACCACCCGCACGTGACGGTAGCCCACGACGTCGCACCCGAAAGTCTTGACGAAGCCGAAACGGCGCTCAAGAACTACACCGCCACCTTCCCTGTGGTTAGCATGGGACTTTACGAGCACGACGACAATGGCATCTGGCAGCTACGGGAAGAGCTCGACTTTGGCGGCGACACAGACCAACCACGTGAAAGCAACGCACCCCGATCGGCAGCAAGCGGCTAG